A part of Cannabis sativa cultivar Pink pepper isolate KNU-18-1 chromosome 6, ASM2916894v1, whole genome shotgun sequence genomic DNA contains:
- the LOC115725129 gene encoding uncharacterized protein LOC115725129, producing the protein MGKPSSRSESTKADRKFEKKLEFYSKVRDTVATLSAQKTIAKKKKLRSRQKKLKPYDLSALTEFLPELKNSQKQTPAEFKLNCKSRQKLILKEAKQMSTVLNHPAFQLDPLAALAQHLESTQPITEEKPKPKKKNKNGGRKKKDKKSKSSTGPETMDM; encoded by the exons ATGGGCAAGCCAAGTTCACG GTCGGAGTCCACTAAGGCTGATCGCAAGTTTGAAAAGAAGCTTGAGTTTTATTCCA AGGTTAGGGATACTGTCGCCACCTTGAGTGCCCAGAAGACTATTGCCAAG AAAAAGAAACTTCGAAGCCGTCAGAAGAAGCTGAAACCATATGACCTCTCCGCTCTTACAGAGTTCCTTCCTGAATTGAAGAATTCTCAGAAACAAACTCCAGCTGAGTTTAAGCTAAACTGTAAATCTAGGCAAAAGCTAAT ACTAAAAGAAGCAAAGCAAATGAGTACGGTTCTTAACCATCCTGCGTTCCAGTTGGATCCCTTGGCTGCTCTCGCCCAACACTTGGAGAGCACGCAACCAATTACAGAAGAGAAGCCAAAGCCAAAGAAAAAGAACAAGAATGGAGGGAGGAAGAAAAAGGATAAGAAATCAAAGTCTTCAACTGGACCTGAAACTATGGATATGTAA
- the LOC115700241 gene encoding uncharacterized protein LOC115700241 → MNVISWNARGLGNPCAFRHLRLLVHEQGPCVLFIMETKLESGNVDRFRNKLHFPHGIEVPRLGLSGGLMLLWKSHITISINNYSTNHIDCFMESNDGPSLHFTGFYGHPCASQRHLTLTLLRRCFDIAPLSPWLALGDFNEILSHDDKIGGSTRNASQITAFRATLDACKLSQIPFEGERTTWTNKSQGNGNVKERLDYGFTNNHWDSTFLIPTLRHLNFDNSDHRALKATICTSSDQINVPKFKSRFRFEKIWLQEDDCADIILSNWKNNNSSPLAQLTTNISNCASNLQKWHFEHFGNLKSDIKDSHDHVAALQNSSSADPQHFEALKNSEMILDELLAREEDYWHQRARISWMKSGDSNTKFFHQRANSRSTNNRIKKLRDANGNNQTSTTAMLDIITTYFQSLFSSQEVDEHAICTIIDSIPTTIDDASQNIISAPYTAEEVRTALRTMSDDKSPGVDGMSVMFFTNYWHIVGSLVTDAILDVLNNGADPTLINKTIITLIPKVKKPQLITQYRPISLCTVLYKLISKSIVLRIQPFLPLVISEYQSAFLSQRLITDNVLVAFELLHSLKNRKRGTQGYAAIKLDMSKAFDRVEWPYLAQVILKMGFGSVVIDLILRCLQSVTYSFLLNGQVLGELVPTRGIRQGDPLSPYLFLICAEGLSRLLQTSEQNGSLHGLKVSRTAPSVSHLFFADDSVLFCRANHQSARSIKHILDIYGRASGQVVNQDKCVLSFSPNTKSQNQDFFQHLLNMPIQPCHEEYLGLPSFAGRDKTKLFSSITDKIWKLLSSWKEQLFSVGGKEVLLKAVVQAIPTYAMSCFRLPVSLCNQIESMMSNFWWGSTSSGNAIHWKNWNSLCKAKVHGGLGFRNFILFNQALLAKQAWRLLESPNSLLGRVLHHRYFLNGTLLAAGLGATPSLTWRSIVWGKELLVQGLKWRVGTGENITCKSDSWLPGHTTFTPFSFKGPDASLQVADIIDQHRQWDITAISANFGPADFDRILAIPLSLFPAEDVLIWNGTTSGCYTVKSGYQFAVSLADSHETNTSTTLDSWWTKFWKLKLPSKIRIFVWKVFHNALPVASELHRKHIAETPFCPLCKVHKETINHALFFCTRAKDVWRQSLLVFNFKMAASTTSADFLLYVSANTSSTEFEKFLVICWSIWFERNAEYHDKPSKKAAAVLDFATNYLLKYQNAQASSLNNAGTATSTASRASVTQETPLPPPTALWTAPPLGKLKLNSDAACNKALGKIGIGAVVRDSFGVIVAALSKPIQGCFKPEEMGAVALAHSLKWAVNLGLSINFIETDSLLVVQGLKIAYMCNSAFHLILNDVNYLVSFFPRAQITHVRRSANTYADVLAKFALTVDTDVSWLEEFPPPLMTVM, encoded by the coding sequence ATGAATGTTATAAGTTGGAATGCCCGGGGATTGGGGAACCCGTGCGCATTCAGACATTTGCGCTTGCTTGTTCATGAGCAAGGCCCCTGTGTTCTGTTCATCATGGAAACTAAGTTAGAATCTGGTAATGTTGATAGATTTCGAAATAAACTACACTTTCCTCATGGCATTGAAGTACCTCGGCTTGGTCTAAGTGGTGGACTTATGCTTCTATGGAAGTCTCATATCACTATTtctattaataattattctaCAAATCATATTGATTGTTTTATGGAAAGTAATGATGGTCCGTCCTTACACTTTACTGGTTTTTATGGGCATCCTTGTGCTTCTCAGAGGCATCTTACTTTGACTTTGCTACGTCGATGCTTCGATATTGCACCTCTGTCTCCGTGGTTGGCTTTAGGTGATTTTAATGAGATTCTTTCTCATGATGACAAAATTGGTGGCTCCACCAGGAATGCTTCTCAAATTACTGCCTTTAGAGCCACTCTTGATGCATGTAAACTTTCTCAAATACCTTTTGAAGGTGAAAGAACTACATGGACTAATAAGAGCCAAGGAAATGGGAATGTGAAAGAGAGACTTGACTATGGTTTTACCAATAATCATTGGGATTCAACTTTCCTTATTCCTACTTTGAGACATTTGAACTTTGATAATTCGGATCATCGGGCCCTCAAAGCAACTATTTGTACTAGTTCAGATCAGATCAATGTCCCAAAGTTTAAGTCAAGGTTTCGCTTTGAAAAAATATGGTTGCAGGAAGATGATTGTGCTGACATAATTTTGTCTAATTGGAAGAATAATAACAGTAGCCCGTTAGCTCAATTGACTACCAATATCTCCAACTGTgcttcaaatcttcaaaaatggCATTTTGAACACTTTGGCAATCTGAAATCTGACATTAAGGACTCCCATGACCATGTAGCTGCTCTACAAAATTCTTCCAGTGCAGATCCACAACATTTTGAGGCTTTAAAAAATTCTGAAATGATCTTGGATGAATTATTAGCTCGAGAAGAGGACTATTGGCATCAAAGAGCTAGAATTTCATGGATGAAATCTGGAGATTCGAATACAAAGTTTTTTCATCAACGTGCAAACTCTCGATCGACCAATAATCGTATCAAGAAACTCCGTGATGCTAATGGTAATAACCAAACCAGTACCACTGCTATGTTGGACATTATTACCACATACTTTCAGTCTCTTTTCAGCAGCCAAGAGGTGGATGAACATGCTATTTGTACTATCATTGACTCTATTCCAACAACAATTGATGATGCTTCCCAGAATATCATATCGGCTCCTTACACAGCAGAAGAAGTTCGTACTGCTCTACGTACTATGAGTGATGATAAAAGCCCCGGGGTTGATGGTATGTCCGTCATGTTCTTTACCAATTACTGGCACATTGTGGGTTCACTTGTCACGGATGCAATTCTGGATGTGTTGAACAATGGTGCAGATCCTACACTCATTAATAAAACCATAATCACACTAATACCGAAGGTTAAGAAGCCACAACTTATCACTCAATATAGGCCGATCAGTTTGTGCACCGTTCTTTACAAGCTAATATCTAAATCAATTGTTCTGCGTATTCAGCCGTTCTTACCTTTGGTTATCTCTGAGTATCAAAGTGCTTTTCTGTCTCAAAGATTGATCACTGACAATGTCCTTGTTGCATTTGAATTGCTCCATTCCCTTAAGAATCGTAAAAGAGGCACACAAGGTTATGCGGCAATTAAATTGGATATGTCGAAAGCTTTCGATCGTGTTGAGTGGCCTTATCTTGCTCAAGTAATATTAAAGATGGGATTTGGATCTGTTGTCATTGACTTGATACTCCGCTGCCTGCAATCAGTCACATATTCCTTCCTTTTAAATGGACAAGTGTTGGGTGAGTTAGTACCTACACGTGGAATTAGACAAGGTGATCCACTCTCACCTTATCTTTTCTTAATTTGTGCGGAAGGACTTTCAAGGCTGCTGCAAACTTCAGAACAAAATGGATCATTGCACGGGTTAAAAGTCTCTAGAACTGCTCCTTCGGTGTCCCATCTCTTTTTTGCTGATGATAGTGTACTCTTTTGTCGAGCAAATCATCAATCAGCACGATCTATTAAGCATATTCTAGACATCTATGGACGGGCTTCAGGTCAAGTGGTTAACCAAGACAAGTGTGTGCTTTCTTTCTCCCCAAATACAAAGTCTCAAAACCAAGATTTTTTCCAACATCTGCTCAACATGCCAATACAGCCTTGTCATGAGGAATATCTTGGTTTGCCATCTTTTGCTGGTAGAGATAAAACAAAGCTTTTCAGCAGTATTACAGATAAAATATGGAAGTTACTTAGCAGCTGGAAAGAGCAATTATTCTCAGTTGGTGGTAAAGAGGTTCTATTGAAAGCGGTTGTGCAAGCTATCCCAACTTATGCTATGAGTTGCTTCCGTCTGCCAGTCTCTTTGTGTAACCAAATTGAAAGCATGATGTCAAACTTCTGGTGGGGATCAACTTCATCAGGTAATGCAATTCATTGGAAAAATTGGAATTCCCTTTGCAAGGCTAAAGTACATGGTGGTTTAGGCTTTCGGAATTTCATTCTTTTCAATCAAGCACTCCTTGCTAAACAAGCTTGGAGATTGTTGGAATCTCCGAACTCTCTCCTTGGACGTGTTCTACATCACAGATATTTTCTAAATGGGACCTTACTTGCAGCAGGGTTAGGTGCTACTCCATCTTTAACATGGAGAAGTATTGTTTGGGGGAAAGAGCTTCTAGTTCAAGGTTTGAAATGGAGAGTGGGTACTGGTGAAAACATCACTTGTAAATCAGATTCATGGCTTCCTGGTCACACTACTTTCACTCCTTTCTCCTTCAAAGGACCTGATGCTTCTTTACAGGTTGCTGATATTATAGATCAACATCGACAATGGGACATCACAGCTATATCGGCTAACTTTGGTCCAGCTGATTTTGACAGGATTTTGGCTATACCACTTAGCCTTTTTCCTGCTGAAGATGTTCTTATCTGGAATGGTACTACTTCAGGATGCTACACAGTCAAATCTGGTTATCAATTTGCTGTCTCATTGGCTGACTCTCATGAAACAAACACCAGCACTACTCTTGACTCTTGGTGGACAAAATTCTGGAAGCTGAAGCTTCCCTCAAAGATTCGCATTTTTGTTTGGAAGGTTTTTCATAATGCTTTGCCCGTAGCATCTGAGTTACATAGGAAACACATTGCTGAAACACCTTTCTGTCCTTTATGCAAAGTCCACAAAGAAACTATAAATCATGCTCTTTTTTTCTGCACAAGAGCTAAAGATGTGTGGCGACAGTCTCTGCTggtttttaatttcaaaatggCTGCTTCTACTACTTCAGCAGATTTCTTGCTCTATGTCTCGGCTAATACCTCCTCCACTGAGTTTGAAAAATTCTTGGTAATTTGCTGGAGTATATGGTTTGAACGTAATGCTGAATACCATGATAAACCATCAAAGAAGGCTGCTGCAGTATTGGATTTTGCTACAAACTACCTTCTGAAATATCAAAATGCTCAGGCTTCCTCTTTGAACAATGCTGGTACTGCTACATCAACTGCTTCACGGGCTTCAGTGACTCAAGAAACACCATTGCCACCACCAACTGCTCTATGGACTGCCCCGCCGCTTGGCAAACTTAAATTGAATTCTGATGCTGCATGTAACAAAGCTTTGGGTAAAATTGGTATCGGTGCTGTGGTGAGAGACTCATTTGGAGTTATAGTTGCTGCCTTATCGAAACCAATACAAGGGTGTTTCAAACCTGAAGAAATGGGAGCTGTAGCTCTTGCTCACTCTCTGAAATGGGCTGTCAATCTTGgattatcaattaatttcaTAGAAACTGATTCTTTATTGGTGGTTCAAGGTTTAAAAATAGCATATATGTGTAATTCTGCTTTTCATTTGATTTTAAACGATGTAAACTATTTAGTATCCTTTTTCCCACGAGCACAGATCACTCATGTTAGACGATCTGCTAATACTTATGCTGATGTTTTGGCTAAGTTTGCTCTTACGGTGGATACTGATGTTTCTTGGTTGGAGGAATTTCCACCTCCACTTATGACTGTTatgtaa
- the LOC115694924 gene encoding uncharacterized protein LOC115694924, translating to MWRAVSDALPTCLQLVTKCVSISPTCPVCLQHVETASHILLNCPLALSCWQKADLIPHADPNGTIGHWLDSVFNRYDDDVICRVVLICWALWKARNILVWDKKASSSTQILTSAWVTLDHRRKAQDKTCLLSSSLLHDGSNIEQWTTPASNTVKINVDGAIFEKENAYGFGVVARDSNGQLIDFIAKYYHRNYKAEVVEALGVKEALSWLKAKGWSTIEVETDNLLTVQAIFFFFF from the coding sequence ATGTGGAGAGCAGTTTCTGATGCTCTACCAACTTGTCTCCAACTGGTTACTAAGTGTGTAAGTATTTCCCCTACTTGTCCTGTTTGCCTTCAACATGTTGAGACAGCTTCTCATATTCTTCTCAACTGCCCTCTTGCTTTAAGTTGTTGGCAAAAAGCTGATTTGATCCCTCATGCTGATCCGAATGGTACTATTGGACACTGGCTTGACAGTGTGTTTAATAGATATGATGATGATGTTATTTGTCGTGTGGTTTTGATTTGTTGGGCTCTTTGGAAAGCAAGAAACATCTTAGTTTGGGATAAAAAAGCTTCCTCTTCTACTCAAATTCTCACTTCGGCTTGGGTTACTCTTGATCATCGGCGAAAAGCTCAAgataaaacatgtttattatcATCCTCTCTCTTGCATGATGGTAGTAACATTGAGCAATGGACGACACCTGCTTCTAATACGGTTAAGATCAATGTCGATGGTGCAATATTTGAGAAGGAAAATGCCTATGGGTTTGGTGTGGTTGCACGTGATTCGAATGGCCAACTTATCGACTTTATTGCCAAATATTACCATAGGAATTACAAGGCTGAGGTTGTTGAGGCTTTAGGGGTTAAGGAGGCCCTTAGTTGGTTAAAAGCCAAAGGGTGGAGCACGATTGAGGTGGAAACTGACAACCTACTCACTGTTCaagcaatcttttttttttttttttga
- the LOC115694925 gene encoding uncharacterized mitochondrial protein AtMg00310-like, with translation MSVFLIPLGICQDIEKIMANFWWKTKSSNGQGIIWMSWDRMAAPKESGVYKAKYYPRTDFLNAELGNNPSFFWRSIWSAQNLVHLGARITIGTRLSTHILKQPWLPDPVNPYVSTTGPGLNE, from the exons ATGAGTGTCTTCCTCATTCCGTTGGGTATTTGCCAAGACATTGAGAAAATTATGGCAAACTTTTGGTGGAAAACAAAAAGTTCCAATGGACAAGGCATCATCTGGATGTCTTGGGATCGTATGGCTGCACCTAAAGAATCTGGG GTGTATAAAGCTAAATATTACCCTCGCACTGACTTTCTAAATGCTGAATTGGGTAACAATCCTAGTTTTTTCTGGCGTAGTATTTGGAGTGCACAGAATTTGGTTCATCTTGGGGCTAGAATAACTATCGGTACTAGGCTTTCAACACACATTCTCAAACAACCTTGGCTTCCTGATCCTGTCAACCCCTATGTCTCTACTACAGGACCGGGTCTTAATGAGTAG